One window from the genome of Nicotiana sylvestris chromosome 9, ASM39365v2, whole genome shotgun sequence encodes:
- the LOC138878464 gene encoding uncharacterized protein, protein MVVGSMVIPKYSDPKTIYKPKDIQFDMLSEHGVNLTYMQAWRAKEKALQFLRGHPADSCSKLPSYLYILEKTYPGSVVKLKKTDDDCSLYVFVAICTSISGWEYCRPVVVVDGTFLKSTYKEIMLTASTMDTTGTILPLAYAVVDSDYHIHTRSYTLDEFNEMMSRIEEIDTRVKAYLYDIGYHRWSRVYATINRTWTMTSNIAESLNVVTKYARELSIVELLEYMRTLLERWMKEKLLKAKGTFKYLGYKFNKELDDHRILSHKLRVRASTDYIHTVIDGVRRYIVCLENKKCSCGQFQLDELPCPHALATLRQRDESFEGYCSPYYTRVNLLRTYEIPVNPLPDESKWNVPQYITEEVVNPPKGGKRQLRKPQKERYKTYDEINSKKYKVSCGRKKLYGENNVDQNKCRSVAKDLNALNNEDQVLYIFNK, encoded by the exons ATGGTAGTTGGTAGCATGGTTATTCCAAAATATTCTGATCCTAAGACAATTTACAAaccaaaagacattcaatttgaCATGTTGTCTGAACACGGCGTGAATCTAACCTACATGCAAgcctggagagcaaaggaaaaggctttacagtttttgagaggtCATCCTGCTGACTCCTGCAGCAAATTGCCTAGTTATTTGTATATTCTAGAGAAGACTTATCCAGGGTCTGTAGTTAAATTGAAGAAGACAGATGATGACTGCTCCTTGTATGTATTTGTTGCGATTTGTACGTCAATCAGTGGTTGGGAATATTGTAGGCCAGTTGTAGTAGTTGATGGGACCTTTTTAAAGTCAACATACAAGGAAATAATGCTAACAGCCAGTACAATGGATACGACAG GTACCATATTACCATTGGCATATGCTGTTGTTGATTCAGATTACCATATTCATA CGCGGTCATACACActtgatgaatttaatgaaaTGATGTCAAGGATTGAGGAGATTGACACCCGTGTTAAAGCATACTTATACGATATTGGATATCATAGATGGTCTCGAGTATATGCTACGATAAACAGAACTTGGACTATGACATCAAACATTGCAGAGTCATTGAATGTTGTAACAAAATATGCAAGAGAGTTGTCGATAGTAGAACTATTAGAGTATATGAGGACCCTTCTTGAACGTTGGATGAAAGAAAAATTATTGAAAGCAAAGGGTACATTCAAATACCTTGGATACAAATTCAACAAAGAGTTGGATGACCACAGAATATTGTCGCACAAACTTAGA gtgagggcttcaacagaCTACATCCATACAGTAATAGATGGTGTGAGGCGCTATATTGTTTGTCTTGAAAACAAGAAATGTAGTTGTGGGCAATTCCAGCTTGATGAATTACCTTGTCCACATGCTTTGGCTACTTTAAGACAAAGGGATGAGTCTTTTGAAGGATATTGTTCTCCTTATTACACAAGGGTGAACCTCTTGCGTACGTATGAAATACCAGTAAATCCGCTGCCTGATGAGAGCAAATGGAATGTGCCACAATATATAACTGAAGAAGTAGTAAATCCACCTAAAGGAGGGAAAAGACAGCTAAGAAAACctcaaaaagaaagatacaaaacatATGATGAAATAAATTCAAAGAAGTACAAGGTTTCATGCG GTAGAAAGAAGCTTTATGGTGAAAATAATGTAGATCAGAATAAATGTAGATCAGTTGCAAAGGATTTAAATGCTTTAAATAATGAAGATCAAGTACTGTACATATTCAACAAGTGA